A genome region from Candidatus Ancaeobacter aquaticus includes the following:
- the purF gene encoding amidophosphoribosyltransferase, with amino-acid sequence MCGIFGIYGHNDAPKMTYLGLYALQHRGQESAGIATSDGKKLYTYKGMGVVGDVFKEEELNLLTGKNAIGHVRYSTTGSSTIKNAQPLQVNYSRGEIAIGHNGNLVNANILRDELEAYGSIFQTSMDSEIIVHLMARSNETKRRDTMIDALKKVKGAYSLVLLTESEMIGARDPHGFRPLVLGKLDGSYVLSSETCSFDLIGAEYVRDIAPGEIVFINEKGIKSVKPFEPAKRLSKCIFEYIYFARPDSNIFGKNVHTIRKELGRQLAREHPIKADLVIPVPDSGTCAALGYAQESGIPFEMGIIRNHYIGRTFLSPVQLIRDLGVKIKLNPIKKILKGKRIVVVDDSIVRGTTSRSRIKSLREAGAKEIHMRISCPPHRHACFYGIDFPDEKKLIAATHTLSKIKKFLNVDSLGYLSKEGMLKAVEHKDDMFCKACFDGDYSVAIPKGMNKYIMEKQRSE; translated from the coding sequence ATGTGCGGTATATTTGGGATTTATGGGCATAATGACGCGCCAAAAATGACATATTTAGGGCTTTATGCCCTGCAACATAGAGGGCAGGAAAGCGCGGGAATAGCAACAAGTGACGGTAAAAAACTGTATACGTACAAAGGTATGGGTGTTGTCGGTGATGTGTTTAAGGAAGAGGAGCTGAACTTATTAACTGGTAAAAATGCTATTGGCCATGTGCGTTATTCAACGACCGGGTCAAGTACGATAAAAAATGCGCAGCCGCTCCAAGTGAACTATTCCCGTGGAGAGATCGCTATTGGGCATAACGGGAATCTGGTAAACGCAAATATTTTACGGGATGAGTTAGAAGCATACGGTTCAATATTTCAGACATCAATGGATAGCGAGATCATTGTGCATCTCATGGCACGTTCAAATGAGACAAAGAGGCGTGACACCATGATAGATGCGTTAAAAAAAGTTAAAGGTGCATACTCGCTGGTACTCTTAACTGAATCGGAAATGATCGGTGCGCGCGATCCTCATGGATTCAGACCGCTTGTATTAGGAAAACTTGATGGTTCGTATGTGTTGAGTTCAGAGACATGTTCATTTGATCTTATCGGTGCTGAGTATGTAAGAGACATTGCTCCGGGAGAGATTGTATTCATAAATGAAAAAGGGATTAAATCGGTAAAGCCTTTTGAACCGGCCAAACGTTTATCAAAATGTATCTTTGAATATATTTATTTTGCCCGTCCGGACAGCAACATATTTGGGAAAAATGTACATACTATTCGTAAAGAACTGGGAAGGCAACTTGCACGAGAACATCCCATAAAAGCAGATCTAGTGATACCTGTTCCTGACTCAGGGACATGTGCCGCATTAGGATACGCCCAAGAGTCTGGGATACCGTTTGAAATGGGCATTATTAGAAATCATTATATTGGAAGAACTTTCTTGTCTCCGGTTCAGCTCATACGTGATCTTGGCGTAAAGATTAAATTAAATCCTATTAAGAAAATATTAAAAGGAAAACGTATTGTTGTTGTTGACGATTCAATTGTACGGGGAACAACAAGCAGATCAAGAATAAAAAGTTTGCGTGAAGCAGGCGCAAAAGAAATACATATGAGGATTAGTTGTCCTCCACACCGTCACGCATGTTTTTATGGTATTGATTTTCCCGATGAAAAGAAGCTTATTGCAGCAACACATACGCTCAGCAAGATTAAAAAGTTTCTTAATGTTGATAGTTTAGGGTATTTAAGTAAAGAAGGCATGCTAAAAGCGGTAGAGCATAAAGATGATATGTTTTGTAAGGCATGTTTTGACGGTGATTATTCAGTTGCTATACCAAAAGGTATGAATAAATATATAATGGAAAAACAGAGATCCGAGTAA
- the purM gene encoding phosphoribosylformylglycinamidine cyclo-ligase, translated as MSKTLSYKDAGVDIEKSNSLKNDIKKIVKTTFTKNVLTNIGGFGGLYALNKNKYTNPVLVSSADGVGTKLKIACMMGKHDTVGIDLICHCANDIVVQGAQSLFFLDYIGTGALEPSEYKDIISGLAKGCKKVGCALIGGETAQMPGMYNIGEYDLVGTMVGIVEKSKIVDGKKIRPGDVVIGLESTGLHTNGYSLARKVFFDKKKYKVSTHISELNTTLGEALLAPHKDYSQNILKLLKKYTIKGIAHITGGGFIDNIPRILPKNVDVHIQKGSWPVLPIFSMLQREGNIRETEMYKTFNMGIGMVLIVDRDVCDKVMGTLKRTGEKAYIIGEVKKGKRTVLLK; from the coding sequence TTGAGTAAAACCCTTTCATATAAAGATGCCGGAGTTGATATCGAGAAAAGTAATTCACTGAAAAACGATATCAAAAAAATTGTAAAGACCACCTTTACAAAGAATGTGCTAACAAATATCGGTGGGTTTGGCGGGTTATATGCTTTAAATAAAAATAAATATACGAACCCAGTACTAGTTTCCAGTGCAGATGGTGTCGGCACAAAGCTGAAAATCGCATGTATGATGGGTAAACATGATACGGTAGGAATCGATCTGATATGTCATTGTGCAAATGATATTGTTGTGCAGGGAGCGCAGTCACTCTTTTTTCTCGACTATATTGGAACAGGCGCATTAGAACCATCTGAATATAAAGACATCATTTCCGGACTCGCAAAAGGCTGTAAGAAAGTTGGATGTGCCTTGATCGGTGGGGAAACAGCACAGATGCCGGGTATGTATAATATAGGTGAATATGATCTTGTTGGGACAATGGTTGGTATTGTTGAGAAATCTAAGATTGTTGACGGAAAAAAAATACGCCCGGGAGATGTTGTCATAGGTTTGGAGTCAACAGGATTACATACCAACGGATATTCACTTGCCCGAAAAGTATTTTTTGATAAAAAGAAATATAAAGTATCTACTCATATCAGTGAATTGAATACAACACTCGGTGAGGCACTGCTTGCACCACACAAAGATTATTCTCAGAACATACTGAAGCTTTTGAAGAAATATACAATAAAAGGGATAGCGCATATTACCGGTGGCGGTTTTATTGATAATATTCCGCGCATTCTTCCAAAAAATGTTGATGTACACATACAAAAAGGCTCATGGCCTGTTCTACCGATATTCAGCATGTTGCAACGTGAAGGAAATATCCGGGAGACTGAAATGTATAAAACATTTAATATGGGTATAGGAATGGTGCTCATTGTTGACCGAGATGTGTGCGACAAAGTCATGGGCACTTTGAAACGCACAGGCGAAAAAGCATATATAATCGGTGAAGTGAAAAAAGGAAAACGAACAGTATTGCTTAAATAA